The genomic stretch TATTTCCCGATGTTCCTCGGGAACATCTGGGAGGATGGCAACCACAAGGGGGTAGGCACTGTTAACCTTCCTCAGACCTTTAGCCAATCCAACCACTCCTTTCACGTAGTCACCATTTCCAGCTAAAAATGTAACGTACGCTCTCTTCGAGTAGCCTGTGTTGCTGAGTGTTGAGACTTTCCCTGCGGCGGTGAAGGCTTCTGCGGGTACTTCTTGAGGGGCCATGGCTAAGCTTGATGTTGTCGGGGTGGATGGGAATGCTTTTCGAGGAGTGTTGGGGAAGTAAATTAGCAAAAACCTAGGAGGAGGGGGATGCCTTCGTTGCTGGGTTCATCAATGGCATCCTCAGCCTCCTTAAATAGCAAAAATAGGAATCTCACATGCAGCCTAAATGAACCATAaatgaaattcataaataatttattctccttttccttttcatttcagGAAAATATAAATTGTCTNNNNNNNNNNNNNNNNNNNNNNNNNNNNNNNNNNNNNNNNNNNNNNNNNNNNNNNNNNNNNNNNNNNNNNNNNNNNNNNNNNNNNNNNNNNNNNNNNNNNNNNNNNNNNNNNNNNNNNNNNNNNNNNNNNNNNNNNNNNNNNNNNNNNNNNNNNNNNNNNNNNNNNNNNNNNNNNNNNNNNNNNNNNNNNNNNNNNNNNNNNNNNNNNNNNNNNNNNNNNNNNNNNNNNNNNNNNNNNNNNNNNNNNNNNNNNNNNNNNNNNNNNNNNNNNNNNNNNNNNNNNNNNNNNNNNNNNNNNNNNNNNNNNNNNNNNNNNNNNNNNNNNNNNNNNNNNNNNNNNNNNNNNNNNNNNNNNNNNNNNNNNNNNNNNNNNNNNNNNNNNNNNNNNNNNNNNNNNNNNNNNNNNNNNNNNNNNNNNNNNNNNNNNNNNNNNNNNNNNNNNNNNNNNNNNNNNNNNNNNNNNNNNNNNNNNNNNNNNNNNNNNNNNNNNNNNNNNNNNNNNNNNNNNNNNNNNNNNNNNNNNNNNNNNNNNNNNNNNNNNNNNNNNNNNNNNNNNNNNNNNNNNNNNNNNNNNNNNNNNNNNNNNNNNNNNNNNNNNNNNNNNNNNNNNNNNNNNNNNNNNNNNNNNNNNNNNNNNNNNNNNNNNNNNNNNNNNNNNNNNNNNNNNNNNNNNNNNNNNNNNNNNNNNNNNNNNNNNNNNNNNNNNNNNNNNNNNNNNNNNNNNNNNNNNNNNNNNNNNNNNNNNNNNNNNNNNNNNNNNNNNNNNNNNNNNNNNNNNNNNNNNNNNNNNNNNNNNNNNNNNNNNNNNNNNNNNNNNNNNNNNNNNNNNNNNNNNNNNNNNNNNNNNNNNNNNNNNNNNNNNNNNNNNNNNNNNNNNNNNNNNNNNNNNNNNNNNNNNNNNNNNNNNNNNNNNNNNNNNNNNNNNNNNNNNNNNNNNNNNNNNNNNNNNNNNNNNNNNNNNNNNNNNNNNNNNNNNNNNNNNNNNNNNNNNNNNNNNNNNgtattggtgggagaatatgaagagaGAAATTGCCCATTTTGTTCAGACTTACTtagtttgtcaacaggttaaggccgaacatcagaaaccatcgggATTTTTGCAACCCCTAGAGATACctgaatgaaaatgagaaaatattaccatggattttgtatcgggTTTACCTAGGACACAAAGGGGCCATGATActatttgggtaatagtagatagactgaccaaatcggctcattttctgccgattaatatgaagtACCCATTGGAGAATCTAGCTAAGTTGTACATGGATGAAATCATCAGGTTACATGGAATTCCTGTGAGTATCGTGTCTGATAGAGACCCGAGATTCGTATcaaggttttggcaaaagatgcaagaggtgttagggactaaattaaATTTCAGTACCACTTATCATTCTCAGAccgatggacaatctgagaggacaatccaaactcttgaggttatgttgaggacttgtgttttggattttggggaaagttggagtaagtttttgactctggtggaatttgcctataataatagtttTCACTCCTCTAtacaaatggctccgtatgaagcgcTTTATGGTCGTAAATGTAGGTCTCCAATCTGTtaggatgaagtaggtgaacggaagATCTTAAACCCGATCACAGTGCCCTGGATTGAGAAAGCGAATGAGAAGGTAAAATTGGTACGTCAAAGGATTCAAACCGCGCAAAGTCGTCAGAAGAGCTATGCAgataatcggaggaaggatttgaaATTTTCGATTGGAGATTTAGTGTTTCTTAAAATCACACCGCTGAAAGCGAGCTTGATGTCTGGGAAAGGAAAGAGGTTACAACCGAGGTATGTAGAACCTTATAAGATTATCCAACGTGTGGGGAATGTGGCATACAAGTTGGAGTTGTCGCCAAGTTTATCCCGAATTCATAATGTGTTTCATGTATCTATacttaagaagtatcatccagacccttcTCACATTTTGCAACCGGAGggtattgaaattgatgaaaccctgacctatgaggagaaaccggtgAAACTTTTGGATAGgaaggtgaaagaattgagaaataaACAGATACCGTTGGTGaaagttctttggaggaaccaCGGTCTAGAGGAAGCGACTTGGGAAGTCGAgaaagcaattcgagaaaagtatccagacctATTCAtcaatcaaggtaaatttcgaggacgaaattttcttaagggggagaggatgtgatgtctcacaaaatttttattattttaaaattccatttcgagtttatttaaatatttaattgcccatttactctgattattattttctaatctctttagacctaattacatggatttatagcttcgttatatttttaaaataactcgtttaaaaatttaatttttgaaagctcatttagtgaaaatagtgaatacgcgatttgGGATTTTAGCTGATTTGGAAATACCATAAGTTGGGAAAATTGGAGACTCGTATAATGGACTTAAGATAggtattttatgtttaaatacttaagtgatagttattagtattatcattataagaattttttagaaatttcgctttatcgcgcttgaattggaaatacgcgttttcacgcgcgcgattaattgagggactttacaccattattttgggacaattaagagtgaataatattcaTATGAAATAAGtgtattggaggtttagtgcactagtgaaataaactagAAAGGAATCGAGTCCAAAATGCGCCCGTACACGCGcaagagagagttgactttcgGGTGAATTGTGGCCACACATTTAAGCTTACTTTAGAAGCTTTATTTCAGCACTTCACactctctctttccctctcaCTTTGGTCGAACCATCAGCTGCAAAAACAATTCAAAGTTTCTCAATTTTTCATCTCCAAATCTTGCACAaaccttcaccaaattcaactaAAATTGAACTACACTTAACTTAATACTTAGAGATCACATTAAGCTACAAATGAGAGCTGCAAACCACGATTTTCTTGGCCATGGgaaggaccgaaatttctgcttaGCTCATCAACAAACgtaagtaatgatcaaccacttaattcttgatttatggaagatagattacactcatgagctcttggattctcatgggcaGCTTTAAATtgatagaaaattttgaatgtgggctctatgatctcccactcttgggttgatGGCTGATATGAtgtttgatgatggatttaatgttgatttAGTGCTCAAATTAGTAGATTAATAgtgcatagctagtataaacttcaaaGAGTGCATggatgaaaattttccaattctgcccctgttaTGATCGTGCCTCTTTATGCGAAATTTTgatggtgtataaagtttcatcgaaaaatattgaggtttggttggtcaaatggattaatctcaCGAAGCTAGCAAACCTGGAAAAattttcccgtaatgctcagacagccttcttgtttcggccataactctgtgcttcgatgttgaaatcaagtgccgtcagtggcatttgaaactagacattcccaaatttccaacggtataaaatgcaaccCCTAATTCCACCCGAGTACCCCGTACCAACAGTTTAAAGATGACTGTCATGTTTCTCTattttcctggaacgaagttcagaagTTACAaattgaggctcgaatttgagctagttgtgagctgaatttcaaaacgatttcttctgtgaaattatagttttatgaatgtattttccaacgccaccaaccatgcttaattttgagttgaattgagtgatttgtgatcaaaatacgaaacctgccctgttcttgaaaaccctaaattttggacagaattgatgctagacttggtgtggacttgccaattgaatttcttggatttaaaacacttaccaaatgtaccatgaatgttccttaggcttatcctacacaaatgaaccatgtttgaaggattttccttggccaaatgtttggaatggaaaacaaaaagctcaaggcagttttgccttaggatttttcgaaactttggttgtttggttgactacctttccgaagttatttctccatgaaatttggtagagggacaacccttatatggtagtattatactcctaattatggtgttattccgaggccgtttcatggctcaaataaattaccaaaattaATGACTCGAGTTTGGAAAATCCTTATTTcacaaggaaattttggtaactttgagttgCCGTATCTTAGTGCTCAAAATTCCGTTTCTCGTTCCTCTtattttgttgtaaacttggattgcaactctagtagagttccaaatttcaaaggctagttccaatcaagtgaattttgccgaaatttcaaagttggccaaaaaccaacctaaatctgccttataaaccaaaacagcgactttggcctcatttttgaatgttttccttttgaaatcttagaaaagtgcattgtaggaacttttagtaccttggaagaagtttccaacggtaccaagttttccaattttcgacaTGTGAAATGTGATATacgattttttcaaaatatcatatcaaaaactgaaattttccgcacttcaaggaaatgaagttttttttcaagtactccttattccttcgatagtACTTGAACGTTTATGCTTGATTTCCAAGACAAAAGACTCGATTGCTCTtatactttaagaaactccacttgaacctcgatttacgagtaattgaggttcattatCATGAAATTTCCCCTAGATTGTACTCGTGCAcgatcttccttgataattgggatgtgtgaatgataattcactattatttgatcaggcgcacacgaggacttTCAAGTGGATCCCACAGTGAACACCTAAAGCTCCGAGggacatttcttcctcattgcttatattggtgagtgtcaagtgtgtgaattatgtgaaatatctgcaAATTGATAAGTGTTATATAAATTTGGACTTTTAAAcctttgagtcgagtgtgtactttatcgcactcgtcctCATTTAAACGAAGTGAACTTGAGTTAGTGAAGTGAAGTGCTTACTTGTTTAAGTAATTGCTTAAGTGAATAT from Coffea eugenioides isolate CCC68of chromosome 8, Ceug_1.0, whole genome shotgun sequence encodes the following:
- the LOC113780533 gene encoding uncharacterized protein LOC113780533 is translated as MKYPLENLAKLYMDEIIRLHGIPDEVGERKILNPITVPWIEKANEKVKLVRQRIQTAQSRQKSYADNRRKDLKFSIGDLVFLKITPLKASLMSGKGKRLQPRYVEPYKIIQRVGNVAYKLELSPSLSRIHNVFHVSILKKYHPDPSHILQPEGIEIDETLTYEEKPVKLLDRKVKELRNKQIPLVKVLWRNHGLEEATWEVEKAIREKYPDLFINQALN